A part of Dryobates pubescens isolate bDryPub1 chromosome 3, bDryPub1.pri, whole genome shotgun sequence genomic DNA contains:
- the LOC104306760 gene encoding LOW QUALITY PROTEIN: serine protease 55 (The sequence of the model RefSeq protein was modified relative to this genomic sequence to represent the inferred CDS: inserted 4 bases in 3 codons; substituted 3 bases at 3 genomic stop codons) encodes MCLTSYPKCGLQPSYESFLENGXRITXKAGECPWHVSIQIKGKHICGGSIINTSWVLTAAPCFAEGLPSNLTVVLEEIGFILPLEEHQLDRLILXENFDXISMANHATLILLRSPXEKIPLCLPFIYDINTWQHCWITGWGPTAADLPFESHLPESAGRIQLREIWIVAVKSCRSSLQQQHPPKVNSGRPLVCSCWNTMKWFQIGIDSWGEGCVEKLYHDIFMSLYSYRGXIESKTATTGKPFFTEGRDNCANAGVVPSIWCFLSIVPIYLSFNSN; translated from the exons ATGTGTCTCACTTCATACCCAAAGTGTGGCCTCCAACCATCTTATGAGTCCTTTCTGGAGAATGGATAAAGGAtta acaaggctggggagtgcCCATGGCATGTGAGCATTCAGATCAAGGGGAAACATATCTGTGGAGGCAGCATAATCAACACATCATGGGTTCTAACTGCAGCCCCTTGCTTTGCAGAAGGGCT GCCATCAAATCTCACTGTTGTGCTGGAGGAAATTGGCTTCATCCTCCCACTGGAAGAGCATCAGCTGGACAGATTGATCC CAGAAAACTTTGACTGAATAAGCATGGCAAATCATGCCACTTTGATCCTGCTCAGGTCTCC AGAGAAAATCCCTCTCTGCTTGCCCTTCATATATGACATCAATACATGGCAACACTGCTGGATCACTGGATGGGGACCCACAGCTGCAG ATCTTCCCTTTGAGTCTCACCTTCCTGAAAGTGCTGGGAGGATTCAGCTCAGAGAAATATGGATAGTAGCAGTGAAAAGCTGTAGgtcttctctgcagcagcaacatCCTCCCAAA GTCAACAGTGGGAGACCTCTGGtttgcagctgctggaacaccatGAAGTGGTTTCAGATTGGCATTGACAGCTGGGGAGAGGGTTGTGTGGAGAAGCTGTACCATGACATCTTTATGTCTCTTTACAGCTACCGTGGTTGAATTGAGTCCAAAACAGCCACAACAGGGAAACCTTTCTTCACTGAAGGCAGGGATAACTGTGCCAATGCTGGGGTGGTTCCTTCCATCTGGTGTTTCTTGAGTATTGTCCCCATTTACTTATCTTTTAATAGCAATTAG